The proteins below are encoded in one region of Conger conger chromosome 17, fConCon1.1, whole genome shotgun sequence:
- the gpr183a gene encoding G-protein coupled receptor 183-A, producing the protein MELGNGSSVNVTKECTNLYDHRDTARVLMPLHYGIVFTVGLLGNALALHVIRPNRKKMNATTLYSTNLVVSDILFTLSLPLRVVYYGAGFHWGMGDALCKVTGLIFYINTYAGVNFMTCLSMDRFITVVLPGRYSRFRWFRKVRNVRYICVGVWLLVLAQTLPLLSIPMTKEEPGGYITCMEYPNFEKEENLPVMLIGAVFLGYVVPLVTILLCYSVLCWKLYFAARQNQLTEKSGKKAIGVICSVVLVFVVCFSPYHIDILQYMVRKLLYTPDCTELHAFQVSLHTTVCLMNLNSCLDPFIYFFACKGYKRKIMKMMRRQVSTSLSSVVRTSPEGSSRDIDCNRIHLTSTRQSDVTSKH; encoded by the coding sequence ATGGAGCTGGGAAACGGCAGCAGCGTCAACGTCACCAAGGAGTGCACCAACCTCTACGACCACCGGGACACAGCGCGAGTACTCATGCCCCTGCACTACGGCATCGTCTTCACCGTGGGCCTCCTGGGAAACGCGCTGGCCCTGCACGTCATCCGGCCCAACCGCAAGAAGATGAACGCCACCACGCTCTACTCCACCAACCTGGTGGTGTCCGACATCCTGTTCACGCTGTCGCTGCCCCTGAGGGTGGTGTACTACGGCGCGGGCTTCCACTGGGGCATGGGCGACGCGCTCTGCAAGGTCACCGGCCTCATCTTCTACATCAACACCTACGCCGGCGTGAACTTCATGACATGCCTAAGCATGGACCGCTTCATCACCGTGGTGCTGCCCGGCCGTTACAGCCGGTTCCGCTGGTTCCGCAAGGTCCGCAACGTCAGGTACATCTGCGTGGGTGTGTGGCTGCTGGTGCTGGCCCAAACCCTGCCCCTGCTCTCCATCCCCATGACGAAGGAGGAGCCGGGAGGGTACATCACCTGCATGGAGTACCCCAACTTCGAGAAGGAGGAGAACCTGCCCGTCATGCTCATCGGGGCGGTGTTTCTTGGCTACGTGGTTCCCTTGGTGACCATCCTGCTCTGCTACTCGGTGCTGTGCTGGAAGCTGTACTTCGCTGCCAGACAGAACCAGCTGACGGAGAAGTCGGGCAAGAAGGCCATTGGCGTGATTTGCAGCGTGGTCCTGGTGTTCGTGGTGTGCTTCAGCCCGTACCACATCGACATCCTGCAGTACATGGTGCGGAAGCTGCTCTACACGCCAGACTGCACCGAGCTGCACGCCTTCCAGGTGTCCCTGCACACCACCGTCTGCCTCATGAACCTCAACAGCTGCCTCGACCCCTTCATCTACTTCTTCGCCTGTAAGGGCTACAAGAGGAAGATCATGAAGATGATGAGGAGGCAGGTGAGCACGTCCCTCTCCAGCGTGGTCCGGACGTCTCCGGAAGGTTCCTCCAGGGACATCGACTGTAACAGGATCCACCTCACCAGCACTCGACAATCCGACGTGACCTCAAAGCACTGA
- the gpr18 gene encoding N-arachidonyl glycine receptor, translating to METDGNNTENVSAFHEQVPGEYRLVGLVFYCVIFVIGMAVNLTALWVFGMTTKKRNSVTIYMINVAIVDLLFIVLLPFRMVYYGLDRWPFGDAFCRVSAALTVFYPSMALWLFALISADRYVAIVQPRHSKELKNVPKAALSCVGVWVMNLGTSAPLLFAQDDPDLAANYSTCVKTRDLAHLRRDNPVNLVRLACCFVVPVCIMLGCYAVIVHSLLRGRTSRLKPKVKRKSVRIIVTLMAQVLLCFLPFHVCFIVILLGDGEGSLSVWAAFTTFLMNMSTVLDIILYYIVSKQFQDRVISVILYRNYLRSVRRKSMHTGSVRSLSNLASGVI from the coding sequence ATGGAAACGGATGGGAACAACACGGAGAACGTGAGCGCGTTTCACGAGCAGGTTCCGGGGGAGTACCGGCTGGTCGGGCTCGTGTTCTACTGCGTGATCTTCGTCATCGGCATGGCGGTCAACCTGACGGCGCTCTGGGTCTTCGGCATGACCACCAAGAAGAGGAACTCGGTGACCATCTACATGATCAACGTGGCCATCGTGGACCTGCTGTTCATCGTGCTGCTGCCGTTCCGCATGGTGTACTACGGCCTGGACCGCTGGCCGTTCGGCGACGCCTTCTGCCGCGTCAGCGCGGCGCTGACCGTCTTCTACCCCAGCATGGCGCTGTGGCTGTTCGCCCTGATCAGCGCCGACCGCTACGTGGCCATCGTGCAGCCGCGGCACAGCAAGGAGCTGAAGAACGTGCCCAAGGCGGCGCTGTCCTGCGTGGGCGTGTGGGTGATGAACCTGGGCACCAGCGCGCCCCTGCTGTTCGCCCAGGACGACCCCGACCTCGCCGCCAACTACAGCACCTGCGTCAAGACGCGCGACCTGGCCCACCTGCGCCGCGACAACCCCGTCAACCTGGTGCGGCTGGCCTGCTGCTTCGTGGTGCCCGTCTGCATCATGCTGGGCTGCTACGCCGTCATCGTGCACAGCCTGCTGCGCGGCCGCACCTCCCGGCTCAAGCCCAAGGTGAAGCGCAAGTCCGTGCGCATCATCGTCACGCTGATGGCCCAGGTGCTGCTCTGCTTCCTGCCCTTCCACGTCTGCTTCATCGTGATCCTGCTCGGGGACGGGGAGGGCAGCCTCAGCGTCTGGGCCGCCTTCACCACCTTCCTGATGAACATGAGCACGGTGCTGGACATCATCCTGTACTACATCGTGTCCAAGCAGTTCCAGGACCGCGTCATCAGCGTCATCCTCTACAGGAACTACCTGCGCAGCGTGCGCCGCAAGAGCATGCACACCGGGAGCGTCCGCTCGCTCAGCAACCTGGCCAGCGGGGTCATCTGA